From Phycodurus eques isolate BA_2022a chromosome 20, UOR_Pequ_1.1, whole genome shotgun sequence, a single genomic window includes:
- the si:dkeyp-92c9.2 gene encoding cyclin-dependent kinase 5 activator 1 — protein sequence MGTVLSLSPGSRKSGYYDNRPGSLSHYPSLSSRSLNSQKDRGLKRGQSIFLPVLTWKRLVASTKKKGNPKKGSNGLVGLVDPLNNNNNINLYQRDPVLHLNYQNVRKSLSCANLTSYEVPAGLGPGLGYGLGLGQGHGYGCMKPQQLSSVKKVPQGTVTTSPKRVIVQASTSELLRCLGEFLCCRCYRLKHLSPSDPVLWLRAVDRSLLLQGWQDQAFVTPANVVFVYMLCREVVDGDLVASEHELQAILLTCLYLSYSYMGNEISYPLKPFLVEAGKEAFWDRCLAIINATSSKMLRINADPHFFTQVFAELKSEGGCVPQDYSRLLDR from the coding sequence ATGGGTACTGTACTATCTCTGTCCCCCGGCTCACGCAAGTCAGGCTACTATGACAACCGTCCCGGTTCGTTAAGCCACTACCCGAGCCTGAGCAGCCGTTCTCTCAACAGTCAGAAAGACCGCGGGTTGAAGAGAGGCCAGTCCATCTTCCTCCCGGTGCTCACGTGGAAACGACTCGTGGCCTCTACCAAGAAGAAGGGGAACCCCAAGAAAGGCTCCAATGGTCTGGTTGGCCTCGTTGACcctctcaacaacaacaacaacataaaccTTTACCAACGGGATCCTGTGCTGCACCTCAATTATCAGAATGTGAGGAAGTCTCTGTCGTGTGCCAACTTGACCAGCTACGAGGTCCCGGCAGGACTTGGCCCGGGCCTCGGCTATGGCTTGGGACTGGGTCAGGGCCACGGATATGGCTGCATGAAACCCCAGCAGCTTTCTTCTGTGAAAAAAGTTCCCCAAGGTACAGTGACCACGTCTCCCAAACGCGTCATCGTTCAAGCTTCCACTAGCGAGCTGCTTCGCTGCTTGGGGGAGTTCCTGTGCTGCCGCTGCTACCGCCTGAAGCATCTGTCTCCGTCTGACCCCGTTCTCTGGCTGAGAGCCGTGGATCGCTCACTTCTGCTCCAGGGCTGGCAAGACCAGGCCTTCGTCACGCCAGCCAACGTGGTCTTCGTCTACATGCTGTGTCGAGAAGTCGTGGACGGCGACCTTGTGGCGTCGGAGCACGAGCTTCAAGCCATCCTGCTCACCTGCCTCTACCTGTCCTACTCGTACATGGGCAATGAAATATCCTATCCACTGAAGCCCTTCCTGGTTGAGGCGGGTAAAGAGGCGTTCTGGGACCGATGCCTCGCCATCATCAACGCCACAAGCTCCAAAATGCTGCGAATCAACGCAGACcctcactttttcacacaagtgTTTGCAGAACTCAAAAGCGAAGGGGGCTGTGTTCCACAAGATTACAGTCGGCTTCTCGATCGGTGA